From the genome of Candidatus Neomarinimicrobiota bacterium:
ACTTGGAAAACGATTAATATCACCAACTTCTAATATAATTGTCATTGCTGATAAAAGACCTATTCCAGGAACTGTTCTTAATAATTTTACCTTAGCCTGATATCTTTCCAATCTAGATAACTCAACGATTATTCGGTCTAACCTGTAAATACTACTTTTGATCTCTTCGTATTCATCCAGCATAAAATTGAATGCCTTATGATAATATTTATCTTCAAATGGAGGAGAACGTAACCACATTATAAAGTCCTTTGACCAATATCGGTTCCTATTATCTGATAGTCGTATACCATAAAACATTAAATCAGATTTTATCTGATTCTGTATAATCACCTTACGTTTCATAAATTGTGCCCTTTTCCTGAGTATGCTGCGATGATATACCTCCTCAGATTCCGGAATCCTTATAGCAACCAGATCACCTCTTGCTAGTTCCCTTGCCAATCTACGACTATCATTTTTATCTGTCTTTACGCAACTACCCGGTTTAATAGGTATGTTTTGAGGTGACACTATGATAGTTGAAATGCCTATGCCGTTTAGATAATTAGCAAGCCCATAACCAAAACAACCTGCCTCATAAACAGCCTTAAATTGTGCACCAGGAAAGTGTGCCTTTAATGTTTTCACTAACTTCTCTTTCTCAGGTGGTGCAACAAAACTCTTGTGTTCACAATGCTTGCTCCTTATCGTAACTGACCATTTTTTTCTATGTAGGTCAATTCCTATGAATAATGTTTGCCCCGTCCAATCCTTAATATTACCTTTGTCCATTGGTAAGCCTCCTTTCGTTTTTTATTTTGAGTATCCTAAAAATAAGGGAGGCTTACTTATTATTAAACATAAAAACTTCGAGATGAGATGAGACTGGCTAGCCAGGTGGTAGCAGAACCTTGAACTTCGAAAATTGAGCTTATGGACTTTGAACTTCTACCCTCATTATGCCAAACTAACTATGTCTGCAAAGATAAGATACGCTTCTCACAGTGATCTATATAAAATGTAAAAATTACTCCCAATTCCTATAGGGAAATTCATATAAACCTATTTGAAATCATTGAGTATTATATTATTGAAGAACACATTTTTGATTTTTTGAATAACTTATAAAAACGCTATTTATATTGAGAATTTTAAAAATAAAGAACCTGTCCAATTTACAAAGATAAATACCTTTTAACCCTTTCTTCAATCCATCTATACGTTATCTTTAAACCTTCTCTCAACGGCATATTCGGTTTCCATCCAAGTTTTTCCATTATCAATCTATTATCCGAATTCCTCCCTCTAACTCCAGTAGGTCCAGAAATGTGTTTTATCTCAAGTTTTACCCCTGCTATATCCATAACCATCTCCGCAAGCTGATTTATTGTTACCATCTCTTCGGACCCAATATTTACAGGACCTGTAAAATCTGATTCCATTAATCTCCTCACACCTTCCAAACACTCATCTATATACAAAAACGATCTCGTCTGCTTACCATCTCCCCATATTTCTATATACTTCTCTCCTTTTAACTTAGCTGTTGCTACTTTCCTGCATATCGCTGCTGGAGCTTTCTCCCTACCATCATTCCATGAACCCTCCGGTCCAAATATATTATGAAACCGTGCAATTCTTACATCAAGTCCATAATTCCTATTAAACGCTAAATACATCCTCTCACTAAAAAGCTTCTCCCATCCATACTCGCTATCAGGCATCGCAGGATATGCAGATTCCTCTGAACACTTTGGATTCTCCGGATCTCTTTGGTTATACTTAGGATAAATACACGCTGAAGAGGAATAAAATACCTTTTTTACCCCGTATTTCACTGCCCAGTTATATGCATTAAAATCTATCAATGTAGAGAAATGCATCATATACATATCACTCTTTTTTACAGTAAAGACAAACTGTCTTTCCACATTTTTGGTGATAGCTTATATATCTTATTATATCCTATATTTATATGCTAGTGGTTCTATAAATTATAGATATTTCAAATCCCTTTCTTTCATACAAAAATCTACTCGCCTAACCTTTTAACCCAATAGCCTACTTAAAGCCTCATTTTCCATATACCAAAGCCTTTTCTTAATTTTTCTTAACATTAATTTTCCCATCACTATTCTCAAAATTCTACTTTAATATTATTCACAGATCCCTATCAATAGAATTTCTATAGTAATCATAAAATTTTTTAATTCCTTCTTTTAAACTTATTCTTGGCTGCCATTTAAATTTTTTAATCCTTGAAATATCAAGAAGTTTTCTGGGTGTACCATCAGGTTTTGATATATCATACCTTATTTCACCATCAAATCCAACTATTTCTTTTATCATTTCTGCAAATTCTTTTATTTTTACATCTTTTCCAGTCCCGATATTTATAAATTCTCCAATATCTTCAAAGTTGTATCTATCCATTAAAAATAAACAGGCATTAGCTAAATCATCCACATATAAAAATTCTCTGTAAGCATCTCCTGTTCCCCAGATTAAAACAAAATCCTTTGTTATTCCTATTTTTTCAAGATTTTGAACAATTGAATTCTCATCTTCTAAATTTATTTTTTTATCTAAGCCAAAGCCAATAGGATATTTTTTCATATCCTTTTTTATACTATCGAAATTTTCTTCTTTTAATAGCTTTGCAAGATGAAATTTTCTTAATAATGCTGCTGGAACATGGGCTGTTTCTAGATTAAAGTTATCATTTGGACCATAGAGGTTTGTTGGCATAACTGAGATAAAATTTGTTCCATACTGTTCATTGTAATACTTACAGAGTTTTATTGCTGTTATTTTGGCAATTGCATAAGGTTCATTTGTAGGCTCCAGTTTCCCTGATAAAAGATATTCTTCTTTCATTGGCTGAGAACAGTTTCTAGGATATATACAAGATGAACCGAGATTGAGCAATTTTTTTACACCAAATTTATAAGCAGAATTTATCACATTAGCTGCAATCATTATGTTATCATAAATAAACTCAGCGACATAGGTTGAGTTTGCTAAAATGCCCCCGACTTTTGCTGCAGCAAGGAAAACGTACTCAGGCCTTTCTTTTTCAAAAAATTCCTCTGTATCTTTCTGTCTTCTTAAATCGAGTTCTTTACTGGTCCTAAAAACAAGATTGTTATATCCCTCTTCTTTCAATTTCCTGACAATAGCAGAACCCACCATTCCTCTGTGCCCGGCAACGTATATTTTTGAGTTTTTATTCATAATGACTCCTTATCAAAGAAATTGTTTTTTTATATCCTACAAGATTTTTCATATTGTCATAAATTTTCCGTAAATATTTATAATCCCTATTAATCTTATCATTTGTGAATAATTCAAAACAATCAGGTTTTACTATTATCAATTTTTAAAATAAAAATTCTAAAATCTATTTTTGAATTTTTACAAAAAACCAATCCTTCAACTTTTATATATTATTTTTAATAAAAACGTTTAAACCTATTTCTACCATATTCCTATCTATAATTTCGAAATTCTATGCTCTGTGTAACCAAAGCCTTTTTCTTCTGAAATCTTTATCCCTTCTCCTTGTGGTTCAAGACCAACTGATTTCATGTCATAATCAACCATAATTTTTATAAGCTCATCAAAAGTTGTTCTTGGTTGCCACCCAAGAACTCTTTTAGCTTTTGTTATGTCTGCCAGAAGAAAATCAACTTCTGTCGGGCGAAAATATCTTGGGTCAATTTCAATTATTACATCACCTGTTTTTACGGCAGTTACATTCTTTTTTACACTTTTTACAATACCTCTTTCATTAACTCCCTCTCCCTTCCATTCAATTTCTATCCCCGCATAGGAAAATGCCTTCTCAACAAATTCCCTTACAGAATGGCTTTCTCCTGTTCCTATAACATAATCATCTGGAGAATCCTGCTGTAAAATCAGCCACATTACTTCAACATATTCAGGAGCAAATCCCCAGTCCCTTTTTGCTTCTAAATTACCAAGATAGAGTTTTTTCTGTTTTCCTGTAATTATATTAGCTACTGCTCTCGAGATTTTTCTTGTTACAAAAGTTTCACCTCTCCGGGGGCTTTCATGGTTAAAAAGAATCCCATTACTCGCAAATAAACCGTAACCCTCTCTATAGTTTTTTACCATCCAGTATGCGTATACTTTAGCACAGGCATATGGACTTCTTGGCTGAAATGGTGTATCTTCATTCTGTGGTGGTGAGGATGAGCCAAACATTTCACTGCTTGATGCCTGATAAAACTTTGTCTTTATACCGCTTCTTTTTATTGTTTCTAAGATTCTGGTTGTGCCGAGTGCTGTAATATTTCCTGTATATTCTGGAATATCAAAAGAAACTCTCACATGAGATTGTGCTCCAAGATGATAAATTTCATCAGGTTTTATGTTGTAAATAACATTTGTAATCTGTTCCCCGTCTGCTAAATCTCCGTAGTGAAGAAAAAACCTTGCTCCTTTTGTGTGAGGGTCTACATAAATATGGTCAATGCGACTTGTATTAAAGGTACTTGCCCTTCTTATAATTCCATGCACCTCATAACCCTTTGAAAGTAAAAATTCTGCTAAATAAGATCCATCCTGTCCAGTAATTCCGGTAATTAAAGCTTTTTTCATAATTCAAATCCTTTTTTATTAATTTGATACTTTTTCAATGTTATTGCGTACAACAATTTAGCGTTCCTGGTAATTTTGTTTAGAATTTTTCTTGCTTGCTGGCTTTCAGGCTATCAAGCTTGCAGGCTTGCCCCGAAGGTTCGATAGAACTCCTTCGGAGGGTCCCTTTCCCATAGGTTCATAGAACTCCTTCGGAGTATCTCTTTACCAAAGGGATCTCCTTGAGATGAGACGAGATGAGACAAGCTGGCCGGCTTGCAGGCTTGTTCGCTTATTAGCTTGTTACCCGCTAATCTTCTTATAAAACCTCCAAAGGAGTTTCCCAAGTTGACTTCTAATACTTTCCAAATTCTGATAGCTGCTTTCATCAAGGTAACCTAATTTGAAAGAAAAACTTAATAGATATTCCACCTCCGCAAGAGAACCTATAGCTATGTTTACAAACCTTGTTAATTCTTTATCGCCTTTTCTTGAATAGCCTTCTACAATATTTGTTGGAATTGATACTGCGGCTCTTCTTAACTGTGAAACTATGCCAAACATCTCTTCTTTTGGGAATGTTCCTGTGGTCTTATATACTTCATAAGCAAATTCATCTGCCAATTTCCAGACCTTTAAGTTTTTATAGGTCATGATGGATGTGAAGCTTGTTAGCTAGCAGGCTAACAGGTTTGTATGCTTTTACGCTGGCAAGCTCGCTCGCAATGGAACCTTAAACTATGAACATTGAACTTCGGAACTTATAAATCACCCCAACGCCCACTGATAAAAAGGCTTGACTTCAATCTCTAAGCCATTTCGCTCAAAACTCGCTCTCAGGTCTCTGGTAATGATAAGAGCTTTGCTTACCTTGAATTCCTTTGCCGCCAGTTCCAACGCACGAATCTCTCGAGTCTCACTTTTCTCCGACGTTAAATCGTAGCACACCTGGATAAGAGGGAATTCATCATTCTGACCGAAAAACTGTGGCAGAACAAAATCAACTTCATACCCGCTGGAACTCTTCCAGTAATAGAGGTCGTCATATTTTCGATAAAGATGGCAGAAGACCATGTTTTCAAGAAGGCGTCCCCAGTCCTTTTCCTTAATAAAAGATGTTACCTGATACATTCCATTATCCAGTAGATAGAACTTTTTCGGATACTGGAGCTGGTCCTTCACCAAATAGGAAAATATGGATACCGTCTTCCCTAAAAACGCATCTTCAAGATAGCCCAGATACTCAATCAGCGTGCTTTTGGACACCTTGAATCCGATCGACTCTAAACTTGCAGCCATTTTCCCCATACTAACCAGACAGGACATCTGGCGGGTGAGAATTTTTATAAAGTTATCCAGTACTTTTATCTGACGGATGCTGTAACGTTGAACAATATCAGCGAAAAAAACGGTGTGAAGATACTCTTTCAGGATAGCCTCTTTTTCCTGCATCGTCTCCGCCAGCACAACTTCAGGGAATCCACCATACCTCATATATTGTGAAAAAAAGAACAGAATTTCATTCTTTCGACCGGAATAGGGCAAACGATCTATTTGAGGAACCTGTACCCCTTTGAAGCCCAGATATTCTCGAAAAGAAAGGGGAAACACTTTATATGTCAATGTACGCCCCCTGAGAGCCGTAGCAATATCAGAGCTCAACATTTTTGAATTCGACCCAGTTATAAACAACTTAACATTGGCTTCGGTCTCATAAATCCGCCAGATGACTTTCTCCCAGTTTGGAACGTTTTGAATTTCATCCAGAAATAAAAAGATTGGCGCCTCAGGAGCAACCTCAAAAAACTGCCTGTATACATCCAGCAGTTTCGCAAGTTCTCCACCCTCGAATGGTAAAAGCCTATCATCTTCATAATTAATATAAACTATATTCTGCGATGGCACATCTTTCCTTAACTTACTAATAAGCTGAAAAAAAAGAGTGCTCTTGCCGCTTCTCCGAGGACCAATGAGAACAG
Proteins encoded in this window:
- a CDS encoding four helix bundle protein; amino-acid sequence: MTYKNLKVWKLADEFAYEVYKTTGTFPKEEMFGIVSQLRRAAVSIPTNIVEGYSRKGDKELTRFVNIAIGSLAEVEYLLSFSFKLGYLDESSYQNLESIRSQLGKLLWRFYKKISG
- a CDS encoding GDP-L-fucose synthase, whose amino-acid sequence is MNKNSKIYVAGHRGMVGSAIVRKLKEEGYNNLVFRTSKELDLRRQKDTEEFFEKERPEYVFLAAAKVGGILANSTYVAEFIYDNIMIAANVINSAYKFGVKKLLNLGSSCIYPRNCSQPMKEEYLLSGKLEPTNEPYAIAKITAIKLCKYYNEQYGTNFISVMPTNLYGPNDNFNLETAHVPAALLRKFHLAKLLKEENFDSIKKDMKKYPIGFGLDKKINLEDENSIVQNLEKIGITKDFVLIWGTGDAYREFLYVDDLANACLFLMDRYNFEDIGEFINIGTGKDVKIKEFAEMIKEIVGFDGEIRYDISKPDGTPRKLLDISRIKKFKWQPRISLKEGIKKFYDYYRNSIDRDL
- a CDS encoding ATP-binding protein; amino-acid sequence: MEKLKNILQWWFEYQIPPFIERNGYDGLLDTRLIPVLIGPRRSGKSTLFFQLISKLRKDVPSQNIVYINYEDDRLLPFEGGELAKLLDVYRQFFEVAPEAPIFLFLDEIQNVPNWEKVIWRIYETEANVKLFITGSNSKMLSSDIATALRGRTLTYKVFPLSFREYLGFKGVQVPQIDRLPYSGRKNEILFFFSQYMRYGGFPEVVLAETMQEKEAILKEYLHTVFFADIVQRYSIRQIKVLDNFIKILTRQMSCLVSMGKMAASLESIGFKVSKSTLIEYLGYLEDAFLGKTVSIFSYLVKDQLQYPKKFYLLDNGMYQVTSFIKEKDWGRLLENMVFCHLYRKYDDLYYWKSSSGYEVDFVLPQFFGQNDEFPLIQVCYDLTSEKSETREIRALELAAKEFKVSKALIITRDLRASFERNGLEIEVKPFYQWALG
- a CDS encoding IS110 family transposase, translating into MDKGNIKDWTGQTLFIGIDLHRKKWSVTIRSKHCEHKSFVAPPEKEKLVKTLKAHFPGAQFKAVYEAGCFGYGLANYLNGIGISTIIVSPQNIPIKPGSCVKTDKNDSRRLARELARGDLVAIRIPESEEVYHRSILRKRAQFMKRKVIIQNQIKSDLMFYGIRLSDNRNRYWSKDFIMWLRSPPFEDKYYHKAFNFMLDEYEEIKSSIYRLDRIIVELSRLERYQAKVKLLRTVPGIGLLSAMTIILEVGDINRFPSYYKFISYIGLSPSEHSSGEQIRRGSLTHMGNRILRNIFVEASWQAIRRDPFLLDKFNRVSHGKAKTKAIISIANSLARRVRRILLYEEPYVIGIC
- a CDS encoding NAD-dependent epimerase/dehydratase family protein; protein product: MYMMHFSTLIDFNAYNWAVKYGVKKVFYSSSACIYPKYNQRDPENPKCSEESAYPAMPDSEYGWEKLFSERMYLAFNRNYGLDVRIARFHNIFGPEGSWNDGREKAPAAICRKVATAKLKGEKYIEIWGDGKQTRSFLYIDECLEGVRRLMESDFTGPVNIGSEEMVTINQLAEMVMDIAGVKLEIKHISGPTGVRGRNSDNRLIMEKLGWKPNMPLREGLKITYRWIEERVKRYLSL
- the gmd gene encoding GDP-mannose 4,6-dehydratase — encoded protein: MKKALITGITGQDGSYLAEFLLSKGYEVHGIIRRASTFNTSRIDHIYVDPHTKGARFFLHYGDLADGEQITNVIYNIKPDEIYHLGAQSHVRVSFDIPEYTGNITALGTTRILETIKRSGIKTKFYQASSSEMFGSSSPPQNEDTPFQPRSPYACAKVYAYWMVKNYREGYGLFASNGILFNHESPRRGETFVTRKISRAVANIITGKQKKLYLGNLEAKRDWGFAPEYVEVMWLILQQDSPDDYVIGTGESHSVREFVEKAFSYAGIEIEWKGEGVNERGIVKSVKKNVTAVKTGDVIIEIDPRYFRPTEVDFLLADITKAKRVLGWQPRTTFDELIKIMVDYDMKSVGLEPQGEGIKISEEKGFGYTEHRISKL